aaaatacttatttgcttctttttattttgactgatCGCCGGTCAGACACAGCTGTTATTTCCCTTTGTATAGGGTGAAATCGCTGCTTTAAATCGCATACCTGTCGTGAGTTTTAGCGGCAAGAAGCACAGGCTACATTAAACATATGCTATAGTATAAAAGTAGAGACAACTTAAGTGTCCACCAACTTTCCCTCTCGATAGCTTAATGGGGGAGCGCTCGTTTCGGGCGCGAAAGCTCGGGGTCTAAATCCCGACCTTTTAACCGgaagttgttaaaaatatggTGTTGGTAGCTCCCGCTCCATGCGCTCGGTATTTAAAGGAAAAAACGTCGCAGTTTCAAAAGAAATGTACAACGAATGTTCAACTTTTCTTTTGGACGTTTTGACTGTATTGTTTTAACTTAATCGGAACAACTACGCCATACGAAAAGCCAATCGAAGCACCTCTACCATTTtccttcgaaaacaacctcggatgaataGGACGAATTACACCATTTCGGAAGTACCTACTCATTGTTACATGcccttttttctcttttaattaacacatgtcagtgaatcaaagcatggttataccattGCCTACTTTCCATActtaattataataacatattCAGTAATTTAATTTTGACTGTCATCACAGTACAACTGAATATATTTAGGCAAAGCATAAGTAAGCTGATTGGTTTGTGATTTCAGACACAAGCTGAACATTCCAGATCTActtgatttactttttattatttacattttcaccgcattTTTCGTTCTCCTGCACCTGACATCGTCAGTTTCTCGAAAacacagtggttacgttcaactaATTTTATTGTTCTTAAAAGAAACGTATTTTTCTCTCAGGCGTGTTTTATGGAAATTCTCAAATGGGACTTTATTCCAACATAAAGTGTTGGGGTCATGATTTGCttatcatttgaaattatgtataTGTACAAGTCAAGGTTATTGTCAACTACGTACATGACTATTCTGACTGAACTTGTACAGAGTGATAAgaaataaaacctttaaacagTATTATAACTTATCTATGGCATCTATTTCACTTTTTGAAAATGGTCGCTTCGGGCACGATTTGCTTGGTTGTGGTGTTGCTTTTTACACAAACCGAAGCTGAAAATGAGATATTAAACAGAATCACAAAGTTAGAAAATGAATGCAGTAAGCTAAATTCAAAGTCCGCGATTTGCAGTCGGAGTTCGAAGGGCTGAAAGCAGAAAGTAAATGGGGAAAAGAGCAACTGCAGCACTTGACGGACGCCATGTTTACTAAAGAAGGTAAATGGTACACATTGATTTGCtattaataaaaagtttatatGAAGACCTATGCAttttgggccgattgttcagaactttgttaaagcaaacaacgttgttaatttCATCGTTGTTGactttcaaatcgttactgGATTCAGTTCAAGTTCAATTCAATGGACAAACTTATGATCTTCTGTCTTTCTAACAATctatgagacaactgtttagCTGAActtgtttacattcaaatatgtgagcacatcgtcaaatagttcacattcaaatatgtgagcacatcgccaaatagtttacattcaaatatgtgagcacatcgCCAAATAGTTCACATTCAAATAAGTTAGCACATCATCAAAAagtttacattcaaatatgttggcacatcatcaaatagttcacattcaaatatgttagcacatcatcaaatagttcacattCAAATATGTTGGCACATCGTCAAATAGTTCACATTCAAATATGTTAGCACATCGtcaaattgtttacattcaaaaatgttggcacatcatcaaatagttcacattCAAATATGTTGGCACATCGTCAAATAGTTCACATTCAAATATGTTGGCACATCGTCAAATAGTTCACATTCAAATATGTTAGCACATCGTCAAATAGTTCACATTCAAATATGTTGGCACATCGTCAAATAGTTCACATTCAAATATGTTGGCACATCGTCAAATAGTTCACATTCAAATATGTTGGCACATCGTCAAATAGTTCACATTCAAATATGTTGGCACATCGTCAAATAGTTCACAttcaaaagttaacaacgatgtcgttaatcatgctgttaactttaaaacaagTTCTGAACATTGGACTATTATTTGTTATCATCCTTATTGGTGAATTTTACCGAGACGAAGACCCTGAAATGACAagaacacacatttattttcactatacACATTGGTTTTTTTTCGTTATATTTTCGGtggaacaatattttattataacgGAATATTATTCATTACGACTCacaattttgaattattgaCTTATTCCGTTATAgcttataacaaataaatattgctttatCTCAAGGTTGCaaaatgttataacattataaacaaactCGATTCGTTATAACGCAATATCTGTTTTAGCGAAATATTTACTACTTTATGACGTAATAGTACTTTTTCATTAGAACGGAAATCAATTCGCTATAACGATATATGTTTACCGTTATAGCAAGATGCTATTCCGTTAATTGCAAAATACCATCCAGGTATAATGAAGTTCTTACATGTTTTCCGTAAAATCgtgataacaaaatgatattcgtATTCGTAAcgaaaatgtatgtgtttttgttacTTAGGGTTTccatgaaattaaattattattttaatcgaAATATTATGGTCGTAAATGATAATGGGCCGATGATTTTTGGTGTATTATATATATCCACGCTTATGACGTTATAAAAATACCGCTTACGCCTTTCATGAACATAACCATTCAATTCTGTTTGCCATTTTAATGCAACAGCTTTTTACTCAGAAATGTACACAACTGGTGTATATTATAAGAAAAGTGATATCTATTCTGGCTTAAAATGATACAGCTGTATGAATATCAGCtgacaattgtataaaactggttatcTTTATGGTTTGACCAAAGTTACACAAAACgttcattgataaaatatttatcctaTGGTTATTTTTTACCAATCATATCATCAAAAATTGTTAATTAACCCAAAAATAACCTGCAGACAATTTATCCTAGTTTTATGCAATCGGCTGctgaaatatgttaaatatatgtactgAAACACTTACAGTAACTATTTccaataatttttcaaaacttaccAGGTAATCTTCGCACACGCAGACAAGGATATGAGGAAATTGAGGTTGCATTCTTCGCCACGATCCGAACATCCCAGCCCCATCTAGGCCAAGGTCAAATCGTTATATTCGACCACGTGGTAACAAACATCGACTCGTCGAATTCTGTTGGCGGATACAGCCCAAATAACGGTAACCTATGCTTAAATGTTCACTAAGTTTCAATATACGCTGATCGCACGgtgtttttatgaatacaaTTGGCAACTATAATCGAATTTATGACTACTATCAGTGAACACCCCATGAGTCAAATAAATAAACGACGGAATGGTCCTAGCACAATACCAATTCAGTCACATAGGAATCTCTTTATCGATGTTTTCTTCCGCGACCGCAACATCCGTGTCGTTTCCTATCAATAGATTTGTCCGTGACTTGTTTCTTACTCCTCGTTTTGTAAAATCATTGGACACTTTTTGTTAATACGTACCGCGACTGACTGCTATTGATTTGTTGGTCATCAGGTAAACGGTCAAGGTCCGTATggccttaaataaaaaaactgtacCGAACAAGTGCTTGTAAACTACATATTGTGGCATCATCAACTTTTCTGTTCACATCATAGTCATTAAATTTAGGTCAGAATATTTCACATCTGATTTATGGGGTGAGTATGTGAAAGATGAAGATCATAGTGACTCTTAAAAAAACGGCGTGACTCAAAAACTTGTAAACGCTTAGTTTTTAGACCGTTATATCTTTGTATGCGCATTGGTCATGTTCAGTGGAGGACCCTTATGATTGTTGTGTCattatatcaaaggtcaaggtcttaTAGGGTTTGCCGACTTTTTGCCCTTCTTTATTTTGAGATAAAAAGGTCAAAATTAAAGGCAAAAAAGAGGCATTTACATTAAATGGTGTTTAATTGGGCTATGATGGTCATTCGAGACATATTACAATACTCGTACGTGAAAGCGTGTATACAATCGTAACATAATGCATTTTCAGGAACATTTACTGCACATGTTGATGGGCTTTATGTATTTTCTGCGACGCTTGTCTCAGCTCATGATCAATCCAACCATGCAAACTTCTTCAAGAACAACGTACCACTTACCGTTATGTATTTCCACGGCAACACTATCCACGACTGGGACAAAACATCTCAGACACTCGTCCTTGACCTCAAACAGGCAGACACCATCTCGGTCAGAGAATCTGAAAACGACAAAAGCTATTACCCTGATGATCACTGTTTGTTTTCTGGCTTTCTCCTCCGGCAGCACTATTCTGGTGTAATTGTTGGGTGAACTTTTCTGTAATTGTATTGCAAATACAAGTATTTCAAATCGTCTGTTATTATATGCCCGCGCTACACAGTATTTCATATCACATGTTATTATACGTCCGCACAACAAAGTAGTTCACATCATCTGTTAAAAAAACGTCCGGACAACAAAGTAGTTTACATGCTCTGTTATAATACGTCCGCACAACAAAGTAGTTCACATCATCTTAAATTATACATCCGCACAGCAAAGTATTTCACATAGTCTGTTTTAATACATCCGCACAACAAAGAAGTTCACATCATCTGTATTTAACGCCCGCACGACAAAGTAGTTCACATCGTCTGTTCTTAAAAGCCCACACAACAAAGTATTTCACATCATCTAATTTAAGCTCGACCAAGAAAGTATTTCGCACCATTTTGATCAGCTGGTTTTATAACATTAAAGGACAGCTATACCTTTTTGGAAGGGGGGGAGGGGCTTCAGCAGCACTTATTGATATACACTACACATCCTCCCCGAGAATACATATGTAAGGAAATGTATTGAAATGGTCATGGACTGTACAGGTTAAAATAGATATCCTAACAATACAACCATTTGGTCGGTATGaaacgcatacaacatagacATTATAAGAGTTacgcatacaacatacatatagaGTTACGCATACAACATAAAGATAGAGAGAGTTACGCATACAACATAGTGATTATGAGAGTTacgcatacaacatacatatagaGTTACGCATACAACATAGTGATTATGAGAGTTACGCATACAACATAGTGATTATGAGAGTTACGCATACAACATAGTGATTATGAGAGTTACGCATACAACATAAAGATAGAGAGAGTTACGCATACAACATAGTGATTATGAGAGTTACGCATACAACATAGTGATTATGAGAGTTACGCATACAACATAGTGATTATGAGAGTTACGCATACAACATAAAGATAGAGAGAGTTACGCATACAACAAAGTGATTATGAGAGTTACGCATACAACATAGTGATTATGAGAGTTACGCATACAACATAGTGATTATGAGAGTTACGCATACAACATAAAGATAGAGAGAGTTACGCATACAACATAGTGATTATAAGAGTTatgcatacaacatacatatagacTTACGCATACAACAGAAAGATAGAGAGAGTTACGCATACAACATAGTGATTATGAGAGTTACGCATACAACATAGTGATTATGAGAGttacgcatacaacatagaGATAGAGATACGCATACAACATAGAGATTATGAGAGCTACGCATACAACATAGAGATAGAGCTACGCATACAGCAAAGAGATAGAGttacgcatacaacatagaCATTATGAGAGTTacgcatacaacatacatattgaGTTACGCATACAACATAAAGATAGAGAGAGTTACGCATACAACATAGTGATTATGAGAGttacgcatacaacatagaGATAGAGATACGCATACAACATAGAGATTATAAGAGCTACGCATACAACATAGAGACAGAGCTACGCATACAGCAAAGAGATAGAGttacgcatacaacatagaCATTATGAGAGTTacgcatacaacatacatatagaGTTACGCATACAACATAAAGATAGAGAGAGTTACGCATACAACATAGTGATTATGAGAGttacgcatacaacatagaGATAGAGATACGCATACAACATAGAGATTATGAGAGCTACGCATACAACACAGAGACAGAGCTACGCATACAGCAAAGAGATAGAGTTACGCATATAACATAGATATAGAGttacgcatacaacatagaGATTTAGTTACGCATACAATATAGAGATAGAGTAACGCATACAATATAGAGACTGAGCTACGCATACAATATAGAGATAGATTAACGCATACAATATAGAGATAGAGCTACCCAAATACTATAGAGATAGAGTTACGCATAAAACAGAGAGAGAGAGTTATCATACAATATAGAGATTAAGTTACGCATACAATATAGAGATATAGTTACGCATACAATAAAGAGATAGAGTTACGCATACAACAAAGAGATATAGTTACGCATACAATATAGAGATTGAGttacgcatacaacatagaGATTACGGGAGTCACGCATACAAACATAGAGATAGAGTTACGCATACAACATAGCGAAAGAGTTACGTATACAACATAGATATGAAGTTACGCATGTAACATAGAGATAGAGttacgcatacaacatagaaatagatttacgcatacaacatagaGATTATGACGGTGACGCATACAACATAGAGATTATGAAGTACGCATATAACATAGAGATAGAGTGACGAATACATCATAAAGATAGAGTGACGCATACAACATAGAGATTATGAGAGttacgcatacaacatagaGATTATGACGGTGACGCATACAACATAGGGATTATGAGAGTACGCATATAACATAGAGATAGAGTGACGAATACAACATAATGATAGAGTGACGCATACAACATAGAGATTATGAGTGttacgcatacaacatagaTATGAAGTGACGCATACAACATAAAGATAGAGTGACGCACACAACATAGAGATTATGAGAGTTACGCATACAACGTAGAGATAGAGTTACACATACAACAAACGCGAAGAAGGGTTTTTAGGTCAGCACCATACTTGGTTCATATGTGCATGTTTGGGCACAAATAGCTTAACTAAGTTTGAAAACAAGACATGCCGCATGGCACTATAGTCATTTCAGAGTTCAGAGTATGGCTCTTGATTGGCTTAAAGTACACAGACTTTTGTTGCCCAGGCTGTAACTCGAAAAGGTTTTGTCAGATCGTCACCAAACTTGGACAGTATGGGCATGGGCATAATACCTGTGCTAGGTCCCACTTACTTCTGATTTATGTCACCAGCTTTGGTAAAATTATACCAAGTTGACCAGAAAAGAGCTTCCCGAGTAAGACAACTTAGCGGATGCTGTTTGCCGCAGGTGACGAGTCTTTCAATACCAAAATTGGACTggtatggggtcaccaggcaccGACATATAATATTATGGTTATAACGGCTTTCACTAGAATATCGAATACCTTGCTCAACCTGAAACCTGAAACGGCGACGCGGcaccaatttctcgaaacttcttaagcttaacaggcttaagtagcttatttcaattagtgaaaatacatacttaaactgaattttgataaacgaaaatggtttattgtgattatcaacTTTCCATACTTAATTGTAATAGCCTATCCAGTCATTTATTCTCAACCATCATAAAAGTACAACTGAATTTATTAAGACAATGCAAGCCATATGTATGATCAACCAACAGTCTAGCTCAAATTACTACACTTATGATTAGAAGTTGTAttacatttcatattatttgCTTATCATGTGAaattttgtatatgtacatgtcagGTAAGTGTAAACTACGTACATCATAATGACTATACTGACTGAACTTGTACAGACTGATAAGAATTGAAATCTTTTAACAATAGTACAACTTATCTGGCAACTATTTCACTTTTTGAAGATGGTCTCTTCGGGCACGATTTGCTTGATTGTGGTGTTGCTTTTTACACAAACCGAAGCTGAAAATGAGTTATTAAACAGAATCACAAAATTAGAAAATGAATGGAATAAACTGAATTCAAATTTCCGTGTTTTGCAATCAGAGGTCGAAGGGCTGAAAGCGGAAAATAAATGGGGAAAGGAGCAACTACAGCACCTGACGGACGCCATGTTTACTAAAGAAGGTAAATTGTATGCATTAATttgcaatttataatattttatatataatagttcACATTTAAAGGTTACCAATGATGTCGTTAATCTTGTTGTTACTTTAAAAAAGTTCTGAAACATCGGCCTTTTTTGTTATTATCTTTTTAGTGAATTTGGAGACGAAGTCCCTGAAATGATATGAATACACATTTCTAATCGATATAAAGAATtctgtttttgttatatatacattttgaataataatttgtaaaaactGAATAACGATAAATGTGTGCCTTTGTTACTTCATGTTTGCtataaaattgtttcattttaattgaaatatacgTAATGGTCGTAAATTATTAATAAGCGGTTAATAAATGGAGGCCTAGTTCTATAAAGCTACAAGGGCCTGAGGACTTTTTAGGTCAACGGTTATTCCGTTATATTACTGCAGTGAACGCATTAATTTGAACTATACCATTCAATCGTGTTCTCTGTTTTAATGCAACAgctttttacttaaaaatgtaTAGAACTTAGTGTATATTATACAAAGTGAAATCTGTTGTGGCTAAAAATGTTACGGCTGTATGAATATCAGCcgccaattgtttaaaatcgGTTATTTTTATGGTTTGATCAAAGTTGCACAAAATGGTTATCGATTTGTCAGTATTTAtccaatgtttatttataaccaagcatatcattttaaagtttttactaGCCGAAAAAAATCATATGTGGACGACTTATccaagttttatacatttggctgcagatatagtaaatatatcaataaaacaaatacagcaAATATGTCCAAACctgtttttaaaacactttaaaatcCAGGTAATCTTCGCACACGCAGACAAGGAAATGAGGAAACTGAAGTTGCCTTCTTTGCCACGATCCGGACATCCCAGCCCCATCTGGGCCAAGGTCAAACCATCATATTTGACCACGTGGTAACAAACATCGACTCGTCCAATTCGGTTGGCGGATACAACCCAAATACCGGTAAACTATGCTTAAACGTTAATTAAGTTTCAGTATACCCTGGTCGTACagtgtttttatgaatgaaatgacAAAGATAACAGCATGTTTGACTGTTATCAATGAACACCCCATGAGTCAAATAAATAAACGACGGAATGGTCCTAGCTCAATATCAACTCAGTCACATAGGAATGTCTTTACCGGTATTTTCCTCCGCGACAACAACATCCGTGtcgtttccgatcaataaatTTGCCAGTGACTTGTATCATACTCCTCGTTTTGTAAAATCATTTGACACTCTTCGCGACTGACTGCTATTGATTTGttggtcatcaggtcaaaggtcaaggtccgTATTaccttaaacaaacaaaaactgttaCCGATCAAGTGCTTGTAAACTACATATTGTAGCATCATCAACTTTTCTGTACACATTGGTCATAGTCATTAAATGactcatattatttttttaatcagtaGGTAGATGGTGAAGGTGATAGTGACTATTACTTGAAAATTAGTTTTGTGTCAATAAAGGGTGAATTAATTTAGGTCAGAATATTTCACATTGAATACGTGAAAGATGAAGATCATAGTGACTCTAAAAAACGGCTTCCACTCAATAACTTGTGAACGTTTAGTTGTTAAGCGTATGGTCCTGTTCAGTTGATGACCCTAATGATTTTTGTGTCATTCTATCTAAGGTCAAGGTTTGCCGACTTTTGTCCTTTATTTTGAGATAAAAAGGTCAAAATTAAAGGCAACAGAGTCATTTACATTAGATGGTGTTTAATTGGGCTATGATGGTCATTCGAGACATATTACAATACTCGTACGTGAAAGCGTGTATACAATCGTAACATAATGCATTTTCAGGTACATTTACTGCACCTGTTGATGGGCTTTATGTATTTTCTGCGACGCTTGTCTCCGCTCATGATCAATCCAACCATGCAAACTTCTTCAAGAACAACGTACCACTTACCGTTATGTATTTCCACGGCAACACTATCCACGACTGGGACAAAACATCTCAGACACTCGTCCTTGACCTCAAACAGGCAGACACCATCTCGGTCAGAGAATCTGAAAACGACAAAAGCTATTACCCTGATGATCACTGTTTGTTTTCTGGCTTTCTCCTCCGGCAGCACTATTCTGGTGTAATTGTTGGGTGAACTTTTCTGTAATTGTATTTCAGATCGTCTATTATTATACGCCCACGCTACACAGTATTTCACATCACATGTTATTATACGTCCGCACAACAAAGTAGTTCACCTCATCTGTTAAAAAAACGTCCGGACAACAAAGTAGTTTACATGCTCTGTTATAATACGTCCGAAAATAAAGTAGTTCACATCATCTTAAATTATACATCCGCACAGCAAAGTATTTCACATAGTCTGTTTTAATACATCCGCACAACAAAGAAGTTCACATCATCTGTATTTAACGCCCGCACGACAAAGTAGTTCACATCGTCTGTTCTTATAAGCCCACACAACAAAGTATTTCACATCATCTAATTTTAAGCTCGACCAAGAAAGTATTTCGCACCATTTTGATCAGCTGGTTTTATAACATTAAAGGACAGCTATACATTttcgaagggggggggggagaggggCTTCAGTAGCACTTATTGATATACACTACACATCCTCCCCGAGAATACATATGTAAGGAAAAGTATTGAAATGGTCATGGACTGTACAGGTTAAAATAGATATCCTAACAATACAATCATTTGGTTATAAGAGTTacgcatacaacatacatatagaGTTACGCATACAACATAAAGATAGAGAGAGTTACGCATACAACATAGTGATTATGAGAGTTAGGCATACAACATAGAGATAGAGATACGCATACAACATAGAGATTATGAGAGCTACGCATACAACATAGAGATAGAGCTACGCATACAGCAAAGAGATAAAGttacgcatacaacatagaCATTATGAGAGTTacgcatacaacatacatatagaGTTACGCATACAACATAAAGATAGAGAGAGTTACGCATACAACATAGTGATTATGAGAGttacgcatacaacatagaGATAGAGATACGCATACAACATAGAGATTATGAGAGCTACGCATACAACATAGAGATAGAGCTACGCATACAGCAAAGAGATAGAgtaacgcatacaacatagagATAGAgtaacgcatacaacatagagATTTAGTTACGCATACAATATAGAGATAGAGTAACGCATACGATATAGAGATAGAGCTACGCATACAATATAGAGATATAGTTACACATACAATATAGAGATAGAGTAACGCATACAATATAGAGATAGAGCTACGCAAATACTATAGAGATAGAGTTACGCATAaaacagagagagagagagagttaTCATACAATATAGAAATTTAGTTACGCATACAATATAGAGATAGAGTTACGCATACTATATAGAGATAAAGTTTCTAATACAACATAGAGATATAGTTACGCATACAATAAAGAGATCGAGTTACGCATACAACAAAGAGATAGAGTTACGCACACAATATAGAGATTGAGttacgcatacaacatagaGATTACGGGAGTCACGCATACAAACATAGAGATAGAGTTACGCATACAACATAGCGAAAGAGTTACGCATACAACATATAGATATAAAGTTTTGCATACTAATATAGAGATAGAGTTAGGCATACAACATAGCGATAGAGTTACGTATACAACATAGATATGAAGTTACGCATGTAACATAGAGATAAAGTTACCCATACATCATAGAAATAGATttacgcatacaacatagaGATTATGACGGTGACGCATACAACATAGAGATAATGAGAGTACGCATATAACATAGAGATAGAGTGACAAATACAACATCAAGATAGAGTGACGCATACAACATAGAGATTATGAGAGTTACGCATATAACATAGAGATAGAGTGACGATTACAACATAAAGATAGAGTGACGCATACAACATAGAGATTATGAGTGttacgcatacaacatagaTATGAAGTGACGCATACAACAAAAAGATAGAGTGACGCTCACAACATAGAGATTATGAGAGTTACGCATATAACATAGAGATAGAGTGACGAATACAACATAAAGATAGAGTGACGCATACAACATAGAGATTATGAGAGTTACGCATATAACATAGAGATAGAGTGACGAATACAACATAAAGATAGAGTGACGCATACAACATAGAGATTATGAGTGttacgcatacaacatagaTATGAAGTGACGCATACAACATAAAGATAGAGTGACGCACACAACATAGAGATTATGAGAGTTACGCATACAACGTAGAGATAGTGTTACGCATACAACAAACGCGAAGAAGGGTT
The DNA window shown above is from Mya arenaria isolate MELC-2E11 chromosome 6, ASM2691426v1 and carries:
- the LOC128239087 gene encoding collagen alpha-2(VIII) chain-like; this translates as MFTKEGNLRTRRQGYEEIEVAFFATIRTSQPHLGQGQIVIFDHVVTNIDSSNSVGGYSPNNEVEGLKAENKWGKEQLQHLTDAMFTKEGNLRTRRQGNEETEVAFFATIRTSQPHLGQGQTIIFDHVVTNIDSSNSVGGYNPNTGTFTAPVDGLYVFSATLVSAHDQSNHANFFKNNVPLTVMYFHGNTIHDWDKTSQTLVLDLKQADTISVRESENDKSYYPDDHCLFSGFLLRQHYSGVIVG